The Paenibacillus sp. MBLB1832 genome has a window encoding:
- a CDS encoding ABC transporter permease encodes MVKTSFKQRIQKKGRHRILRHWELQVMVLPSIVFILIMSYIPMWGVLFAFQDYDIFAGFLHSPWVGLKHVRALLDAPVFWDIMRNTVVISFLRLLILFPAPIILALMLNEIRKQSFKRVVQTITYLPHFLSWVIIGGFVASFLAVDNGTLNITLMKLNLIQEPMNWLSISNYFWTILISTNLWKEVGFGSIVYLAAIAGVDPHLYEAASVDGASRTKQIFLVTIPCISPVISVFLILQLGRILDAGFEDILVLTNNGINSIVNNVAEVIDTYAYKIGLGDQRYSYGAAVGLFKSVINVFLLFAANGVARRLGRSSLF; translated from the coding sequence ATGGTTAAAACGTCTTTCAAGCAGCGAATTCAGAAAAAAGGACGACACAGAATATTACGTCATTGGGAATTGCAGGTGATGGTCCTGCCCTCAATTGTTTTCATCCTTATTATGAGCTATATCCCGATGTGGGGAGTGCTGTTCGCTTTCCAGGATTATGATATATTCGCAGGATTTCTTCACAGTCCATGGGTGGGTCTAAAGCATGTCAGAGCACTCCTGGATGCACCTGTATTCTGGGATATTATGAGGAACACGGTGGTGATTTCCTTCCTACGGCTGCTCATCCTGTTTCCGGCGCCTATCATTCTTGCACTCATGCTTAACGAGATTCGTAAACAATCTTTCAAACGCGTGGTGCAAACGATTACATATTTGCCCCACTTCCTTTCCTGGGTTATTATCGGCGGGTTCGTGGCTTCGTTCTTGGCTGTGGACAACGGGACCCTGAACATAACGCTGATGAAACTGAATTTGATTCAGGAACCGATGAATTGGCTCTCCATTTCGAATTACTTCTGGACCATATTGATTAGCACGAACCTATGGAAAGAGGTTGGTTTCGGTTCTATCGTGTATCTGGCAGCGATTGCAGGAGTGGATCCGCATCTGTATGAGGCTGCATCCGTTGACGGAGCGAGCCGGACGAAACAGATTTTCCTAGTAACGATTCCTTGTATATCTCCGGTCATCTCGGTATTCCTGATCCTTCAATTGGGGCGAATTCTCGATGCAGGCTTTGAAGATATCCTTGTGCTCACTAATAATGGAATCAATTCTATTGTCAATAATGTTGCTGAAGTGATCGATACGTATGCTTACAAAATCGGACTAGGGGATCAGCGGTATTCATACGGCGCTGCGGTGGGGCTCTTTAAATCGGTGATTAACGTATTCCTTCTGTTTGCGGCAAATGGGGTCGCCCGAAGGCTAGGGCGGAGCTCGCTTTTCTGA
- a CDS encoding carbohydrate ABC transporter permease translates to MMKLSLSDRLLEWFCYLILAMLSVITVYTFWNSFVISFNSGLDTATGGLTVWPRAFTLDNYKAVFQDPAFFRAMGISVARAVAGTTLSIFFTAMFGYGMSRRELPNRKFYMILSLVTMYFGGGLIPTYLLIRDLHMLNTFWVLIVPGMVSVYNMIIFRTFFMELPAGLEESAKLDGCSTFGIFFRIVIPVSGPVIATLSLFTAVGLWNDWFNAGIYMSNVNKLPVQNYLLNVLNSSNYASQMAQMTGISSGLQQTTVTGRSLQMATLMVSTLPIVLVYPFIQKYFVKGVLVGSLKG, encoded by the coding sequence ATTATGAAACTAAGCCTAAGCGATCGATTACTGGAATGGTTCTGTTATCTTATCCTGGCGATGTTATCCGTTATTACGGTTTATACGTTTTGGAATTCATTTGTTATATCTTTCAATTCGGGGCTCGACACAGCAACGGGAGGGTTAACAGTCTGGCCGAGGGCGTTTACCCTTGATAATTATAAGGCCGTATTCCAAGATCCTGCATTCTTCCGGGCAATGGGTATCTCTGTGGCAAGAGCGGTTGCGGGTACAACGCTTTCTATCTTCTTCACTGCCATGTTTGGTTATGGGATGTCACGACGGGAGCTTCCGAATCGCAAATTTTATATGATCCTCTCCCTTGTCACAATGTACTTCGGCGGAGGTCTGATCCCTACGTATTTGCTCATTCGTGATCTGCATATGTTGAATACATTTTGGGTGCTGATCGTACCTGGTATGGTTAGTGTGTACAATATGATTATTTTCCGGACTTTCTTCATGGAGCTTCCGGCGGGTTTGGAAGAGTCAGCTAAGTTGGACGGCTGCAGCACCTTCGGTATTTTCTTCCGAATTGTTATCCCCGTATCGGGTCCCGTAATCGCTACCCTATCTTTGTTCACAGCAGTTGGTCTTTGGAATGACTGGTTTAATGCTGGTATCTATATGAGCAATGTGAATAAGCTGCCTGTACAGAATTATTTGCTTAACGTGCTTAATTCCAGCAATTACGCTTCGCAGATGGCGCAGATGACTGGAATCTCATCAGGCTTGCAGCAGACGACAGTTACTGGTCGTTCCCTGCAGATGGCTACCTTAATGGTGTCGACACTTCCGATTGTGCTGGTATATCCGTTCATACAGAAGTATTTTGTCAAGGGTGTTCTCGTTGGTTCCCTGAAGGGCTGA
- a CDS encoding type 2 periplasmic-binding domain-containing protein, producing MKKRFLTYSTALVLLLSMGSIMAACSNGNSNTPAPTSTQSAPQTSAKPTDSGKNTFGAEPLKFSFYVNYGWYAPKGYGNTFVTKALKDQYKLDIEEISSNGNDAQKFGTIVASNEFPDVMQMDRGANFEKLVEQGKLVAIDPFLNDPKYPNLKKFLDPEADKMLRSKDGKLYGIPNWFGAPKGQGTQSNNKGWLVNRKIYEELGKPKLETFDDLYNYLKMVKSKYPDVVPLDTGNAGGPTVQVQNMLYVGAAEGHQIYWGKPDADFRIPNFNDKKYTSVFDDPALRESFKWTNLFFREKLLTQDTFTQKLEQFKEKLNTGKIAIAGIYDAPSHGQQANDIIQAKDPNAGYDYWPWIHKAGVNPDNIILEAGGTTGWNFNVITTSAKNPEKIFAFFDWMLSDEGIKFLNYGPKGVYYDQEGDKGVPIWNDKYKQLTSDQKANLKFGDFTPEGSWRNGVISQAAINQDASNKKWSDKAGEFYGKYNRYLGNELEGTGNYPTNSEEDTIWKTIKKINEDYVAKIVYAKSDDEFNKLFDTWKNDVNNAGYDKLLQYGTKIWASNLKKLGK from the coding sequence ATGAAAAAGAGATTTCTTACATATTCTACAGCTCTTGTACTGTTGTTAAGCATGGGGTCCATCATGGCTGCATGCAGCAATGGCAACAGTAACACACCGGCTCCGACATCTACGCAGTCGGCTCCTCAAACCTCAGCTAAACCTACTGATTCTGGCAAGAACACTTTCGGAGCAGAACCGCTTAAATTCAGCTTCTATGTGAATTATGGCTGGTATGCGCCAAAAGGGTATGGCAATACATTCGTTACCAAAGCCCTCAAAGATCAATACAAGCTTGATATTGAGGAAATTAGCTCCAATGGAAACGATGCCCAGAAATTTGGCACAATCGTCGCTTCCAATGAATTCCCGGATGTCATGCAGATGGACCGTGGAGCGAACTTCGAGAAGCTCGTGGAACAGGGCAAGCTTGTTGCCATTGATCCGTTCTTAAACGACCCGAAGTATCCAAATTTAAAGAAGTTTTTGGATCCGGAAGCGGACAAAATGCTTCGGAGCAAAGACGGCAAGCTGTACGGCATTCCGAATTGGTTCGGAGCCCCGAAGGGCCAAGGTACGCAGTCCAACAACAAAGGCTGGCTTGTAAATCGGAAGATTTATGAGGAGTTAGGCAAGCCTAAGCTGGAAACCTTTGATGACTTATATAATTATTTGAAAATGGTTAAATCTAAATATCCTGACGTAGTACCTCTAGATACAGGCAATGCAGGCGGTCCGACTGTTCAGGTGCAGAACATGCTCTATGTGGGAGCGGCCGAGGGTCATCAAATTTACTGGGGGAAGCCAGACGCCGATTTCCGGATTCCGAATTTTAACGACAAGAAGTATACGTCTGTATTCGATGACCCTGCGTTGAGGGAGTCGTTCAAATGGACGAATCTGTTCTTCCGCGAGAAGCTGTTAACGCAGGACACGTTTACACAAAAACTAGAACAGTTCAAAGAAAAGCTGAACACGGGCAAGATTGCTATAGCGGGAATTTACGACGCGCCATCGCATGGTCAGCAAGCCAATGATATTATTCAGGCCAAAGATCCGAATGCAGGCTATGATTACTGGCCTTGGATTCATAAGGCTGGTGTCAATCCTGACAATATTATTCTTGAAGCCGGCGGCACGACGGGTTGGAACTTCAATGTGATTACTACGAGTGCTAAAAATCCGGAGAAGATCTTTGCTTTCTTTGATTGGATGTTAAGTGACGAAGGTATCAAGTTCCTGAACTACGGTCCGAAGGGTGTGTACTATGATCAAGAAGGAGATAAGGGAGTCCCAATCTGGAACGATAAGTATAAGCAATTGACGAGCGATCAGAAGGCTAACTTGAAGTTCGGTGACTTTACACCAGAAGGATCATGGAGGAACGGCGTTATTAGCCAAGCAGCCATCAATCAGGACGCTTCTAATAAGAAATGGTCCGATAAAGCAGGTGAATTCTACGGTAAGTACAACCGTTACCTAGGCAACGAGCTAGAGGGAACTGGCAATTATCCGACGAATTCCGAAGAAGACACGATTTGGAAAACGATTAAGAAAATAAATGAGGATTACGTTGCCAAAATCGTATATGCCAAGAGCGACGATGAATTCAACAAGCTGTTCGACACATGGAAGAATGACGTTAACAATGCCGGGTACGATAAACTGCTTCAATACGGTACGAAAATTTGGGCAAGCAACTTGAAGAAGCTGGGTAAATAG